In a genomic window of Sporosarcina trichiuri:
- a CDS encoding magnesium transporter CorA family protein, with protein sequence MYFSFKRDDWEWLEAGQDDDLKSLLSNQTKMKTKWFKTLENSELDVIGNTTAIKGEEALWGRITYDQNVHEKNENRTFAFFLNVQTLLTSELDRTLFPSEAMEELEGKMEQADNAVQAFIILLNTILHKFLEQLDKFECGMRDLIWELKNNNSSEVLERIAESKHELIVWNNLIIPLVEIQMTVSETFEEEHTETAEYKRLCTRLERIRMLIYEYRREVEALTDMESLVSNHRGNEIMKTLTVITTIFTPAAVFGAIWGMNFKSIPEFEWAHGYAFSLAVIISSTLGLYIYLKKKGWMGEILKTGSKNRMIR encoded by the coding sequence ATGTATTTCTCTTTTAAACGAGATGATTGGGAATGGCTCGAAGCAGGGCAGGACGATGATCTGAAGAGCCTGTTGTCCAACCAGACAAAGATGAAAACGAAATGGTTCAAGACATTGGAGAATAGTGAGTTGGATGTCATCGGCAATACGACTGCCATCAAAGGTGAGGAAGCGCTTTGGGGACGGATAACCTATGATCAGAATGTACACGAAAAGAACGAGAACAGGACGTTTGCGTTTTTTCTCAATGTCCAAACACTGCTGACGTCGGAACTTGACCGGACGCTCTTCCCTTCAGAAGCAATGGAAGAGCTGGAAGGGAAAATGGAACAAGCAGACAATGCAGTGCAGGCGTTCATCATTCTGCTGAATACGATTCTCCACAAATTCCTTGAACAGCTGGATAAGTTCGAATGCGGGATGAGAGATCTCATATGGGAATTGAAAAACAATAACAGCAGTGAAGTGCTCGAGCGGATTGCAGAGAGCAAACATGAACTCATCGTCTGGAATAACCTCATCATTCCGCTCGTGGAAATACAGATGACCGTCAGTGAAACCTTTGAAGAAGAACACACGGAAACAGCGGAATACAAGAGGCTCTGCACTCGGCTGGAGCGGATCCGCATGCTGATCTACGAATACCGGAGGGAAGTGGAAGCGCTGACAGACATGGAAAGTCTCGTGTCGAATCACCGGGGGAATGAAATCATGAAGACTTTGACGGTCATCACGACCATCTTCACACCTGCAGCTGTCTTCGGTGCCATCTGGGGTATGAACTTCAAGTCGATTCCCGAGTTCGAATGGGCGCATGGCTATGCATTTTCCCTGGCCGTCATCATATCGTCCACACTCGGGCTCTATATCTACTTAAAGAAAAAGGGCTGGATGGGAGAAATCCTGAAGACCGGTTCCAAGAACAGGA